From the genome of Gemmatimonadota bacterium:
CGGTCCAGCAGCGACCCTTCGACCGCCACCGCGCGCCCCTGCTCGACCACGACGCGCTCGATGCGCGCGTCACTGTAGATCCGTCCGCCCGCCCGCGAGACTCGCGGAATCGTGGTGATGAGCTGCGAGCTCTTGCGGTTGTATGCGCAGCCGAACTGCGTCCAGCCGCAGCCAATGCAGTCGACGCGCGCGGTGGGCACCGCGCCACCCTCGATCCCCAGCGCCTCACACCCCTGGCGGACCAGGCGGTTGTTCTCGTTGAACAGCCGCTCCTCCGCGATGTGGATGCCTAGCTCCTGCTCGATGGCGGCCCAGTGGGGATCGAGCTCCGCCGGCGTCATCCAGTCCACGCCCCGCGCCGTCCGCCACTGCTCGAGCCGGTCGGCGGGCGTGCGGAACGAGTCCCCCCAGTAGTGCACCGTGCACCCGCCCACTGCTTCCGCGTACGTCAGGAACACGGCGTTGTCTACGGTGGCGTCGAAGCCGCGCCGGCCGTTGAAGTCGGCCATGGCCTGCTCCTCGCGCTGCGAGAAGTCCTCGGCCCGGAAGAAGCCGCCCTTCTCCAGCATCACCACGTCCCAGCCGCGCTCCGCCAGATAGGCCGCCAGCGTGCCGCCGCCGGCACCCGTGCCGATCACGACCGCATCGCTCCGGTCGCGCACGTCGCCCCGGTGGTGCGTGCCCTGGATGATCATGCCGTCTCGCCGAAATCCACGGGATACGCGGGGACCCTGATGCGACCCGGCCAGGGGCCCGGGAAACCGGTGAGCGCCCG
Proteins encoded in this window:
- a CDS encoding GMC family oxidoreductase N-terminal domain-containing protein, which produces MIIQGTHHRGDVRDRSDAVVIGTGAGGGTLAAYLAERGWDVVMLEKGGFFRAEDFSQREEQAMADFNGRRGFDATVDNAVFLTYAEAVGGCTVHYWGDSFRTPADRLEQWRTARGVDWMTPAELDPHWAAIEQELGIHIAEERLFNENNRLVRQGCEALGIEGGAVPTARVDCIGCGWTQFGCAYNRKSSQLITTIPRVSRAGGRIYSDARIERVVVEQGRAVAVEGSLLDR